From Methanococcus maripaludis, the proteins below share one genomic window:
- the rpsB gene encoding 30S ribosomal protein S2 translates to MSDENLLTTLDTYLASGIHIGTQQKTEDMRRFIYRVRADGLYVLDVRKTDERLRLAAKFLSNYEPEDIMAVTRRVYSVGPLKEFGKVTGINTVAGRFVPGTLTNPSARKFAEPEVLFLSDPRVDKQALKEAIEIGIPVIGMCDTEHLTAHIDFIIPTNNKGRKSVSLMYYLIAREYMKNRGLIGEEAPFSYDQFLEKAMNVKVKMNPSNRQRGRFHRRRR, encoded by the coding sequence ATGTCAGATGAAAATCTATTGACAACCTTAGACACCTATTTGGCGTCTGGGATACACATCGGTACTCAGCAAAAAACTGAAGATATGAGAAGATTTATCTACAGGGTTAGGGCTGACGGATTATATGTTTTAGACGTTAGAAAGACTGATGAAAGGTTAAGACTCGCTGCTAAATTCTTATCAAACTATGAGCCTGAAGACATCATGGCTGTTACAAGAAGAGTTTACTCAGTAGGTCCTTTAAAAGAATTCGGAAAAGTTACAGGAATAAACACGGTAGCTGGAAGGTTCGTTCCAGGTACATTAACAAACCCTTCAGCTAGAAAATTCGCTGAACCAGAAGTTTTATTTTTGAGCGACCCTAGGGTTGACAAACAAGCATTAAAAGAAGCAATCGAAATCGGAATCCCTGTTATTGGTATGTGTGATACAGAACACTTAACAGCACACATCGATTTCATCATCCCTACGAACAACAAAGGTAGAAAATCAGTATCATTAATGTACTACCTTATTGCAAGAGAATACATGAAAAACAGAGGACTTATTGGTGAAGAAGCTCCATTCTCATACGACCAGTTCCTCGAAAAAGCAATGAATGTTAAAGTAAAAATGAACCCTTCAAACAGACAAAGAGGAAGGTTCCATAGAAGAAGAAGATAA
- a CDS encoding Na/Pi cotransporter family protein, whose translation MEFALIAGVLGGLALFIYGMNLMGNGLQKVAGDGLKRLIEVLTKNKYLGVLVGTVVTMLIQSSSATTVMVVGFVNASLMNLTQAIGVIMGANIGTTVTAQLVAFKLTDIAPLIVAIGVIMQLVSKKRKHSDIAEVLIGFGILFIGMHTMSSVLKPLAAEPFFTNLLMDLENPVLGLFVGLGMTLMIQSSSATIGLLIAVASTGALSLAVAFPILFGDNIGTCVTALLSSIGANRTAKRAALMHLIFNITGALIFMVLIYTTPLIPWIQSLSAGSVERQIANAHTIFNVTNTLIMLPFAGFFVYAVEKLIPIKDYEKEFMPIKHLDSRIIMETPSIAVGLGVKEVVEMGKFVRENLRLSKEALVNKNVQSIKEVHEKEKIIDTMAHEITNHLIELSNQEISDSQKLKITSLISNVTSLERIGDLAEDIVEHAENVIEDNIEFTNTAVDELNFMFDKVIVSIDTAIEAFETEDEVLVEKVTFLEDEVDNLEKTFRKQHIKRLNAKECAPKASIVFLDIIGYLERISDHAVKIATGLEEEEFDA comes from the coding sequence ATGGAATTTGCACTTATAGCAGGTGTTCTTGGTGGGCTCGCATTATTCATTTACGGTATGAATTTAATGGGTAACGGGCTTCAAAAAGTCGCAGGAGATGGATTAAAGCGACTTATCGAAGTTTTAACTAAAAATAAATATCTTGGAGTGTTAGTTGGAACTGTTGTAACGATGCTAATCCAAAGCAGTAGTGCAACAACAGTTATGGTTGTTGGTTTCGTAAATGCATCCTTGATGAACCTTACTCAAGCCATTGGGGTGATTATGGGTGCAAACATTGGGACAACAGTTACTGCACAGCTTGTTGCATTCAAATTAACAGACATTGCCCCGCTAATTGTTGCAATTGGGGTGATTATGCAGCTTGTCTCAAAAAAACGAAAACACTCAGATATTGCTGAAGTTTTAATTGGTTTTGGTATTTTATTTATTGGAATGCACACAATGTCAAGCGTATTAAAACCACTTGCAGCTGAACCATTCTTTACAAATCTGTTAATGGATCTTGAAAACCCAGTTCTTGGATTATTCGTAGGTCTTGGAATGACGCTTATGATTCAAAGCAGTAGTGCAACAATTGGACTTTTGATTGCTGTAGCATCAACAGGTGCATTAAGCCTTGCTGTTGCATTTCCAATATTATTTGGTGACAACATCGGAACTTGTGTGACAGCCCTTCTTTCAAGTATTGGTGCAAACAGGACTGCAAAAAGAGCAGCTCTCATGCACTTGATATTCAATATTACAGGTGCATTAATATTCATGGTTTTGATTTACACAACACCGTTAATTCCATGGATTCAAAGTTTAAGCGCAGGTAGTGTTGAAAGGCAGATTGCAAATGCACACACGATATTCAACGTTACAAACACGCTTATAATGCTCCCATTTGCAGGATTTTTCGTTTATGCAGTTGAAAAATTAATACCGATAAAAGACTACGAAAAAGAATTTATGCCCATAAAACATCTTGATTCAAGAATTATTATGGAAACACCATCCATTGCTGTTGGTCTTGGGGTAAAAGAAGTCGTGGAAATGGGAAAATTTGTACGTGAAAACTTAAGACTCTCAAAAGAGGCCCTTGTAAATAAAAATGTCCAGAGTATCAAAGAAGTGCACGAAAAAGAAAAAATAATCGATACAATGGCTCACGAAATTACAAATCACTTAATTGAACTTTCGAACCAAGAAATTTCGGATAGTCAAAAATTAAAAATTACAAGCCTTATAAGTAACGTTACAAGCCTCGAAAGGATTGGCGACCTTGCAGAAGACATTGTAGAACATGCTGAAAATGTAATTGAAGACAATATCGAATTTACAAACACTGCAGTTGATGAACTCAATTTCATGTTTGATAAAGTAATAGTTTCGATAGACACTGCAATAGAAGCTTTTGAAACTGAAGATGAAGTACTGGTCGAAAAAGTAACATTCCTTGAAGATGAAGTCGACAACCTTGAAAAAACATTTAGAAAACAGCACATAAAAAGATTAAACGCTAAAGAATGTGCCCCAAAAGCAAGTATTGTATTTTTGGACATTATTGGATATCTTGAAAGGATATCTGACCACGCTGTAAAAATTGCAACAGGCCTTGAAGAAGAAGAGTTTGATGCATAA
- a CDS encoding DUF2115 domain-containing protein: MKSRKFFSKLKEESYDVSIFDLMNAKVYLEKDMTYLPQDYKKGYIEDFFTFFPEVLKEIKNKTEEEIEDFEIEDEEIKRVDLRLCSMGSKQTGRESYEKLVKTVINYLIFINERPLHALTTRFPGGKQIIEKNGNYYCPIKNAQSNELSICEFCICKDLNEL; the protein is encoded by the coding sequence ATGAAAAGCAGAAAATTTTTTTCTAAACTCAAAGAAGAATCTTACGATGTAAGTATTTTTGATTTAATGAATGCAAAAGTCTATTTAGAAAAAGATATGACTTATTTGCCACAAGATTATAAAAAAGGATATATTGAAGACTTTTTTACATTTTTCCCCGAAGTTTTGAAAGAAATAAAAAATAAAACCGAAGAAGAAATTGAAGATTTTGAAATTGAAGATGAAGAAATAAAACGGGTTGATTTAAGACTTTGCAGTATGGGTTCTAAACAAACTGGACGAGAATCTTACGAAAAACTTGTAAAAACAGTTATAAATTACTTAATTTTTATAAATGAACGACCACTACACGCTTTAACTACAAGATTTCCTGGTGGAAAGCAGATAATCGAAAAAAATGGAAATTATTACTGTCCGATAAAAAATGCACAATCAAATGAACTTTCGATATGTGAATTTTGCATTTGTAAAGATTTAAATGAACTTTAA